In Sorghum bicolor cultivar BTx623 chromosome 10, Sorghum_bicolor_NCBIv3, whole genome shotgun sequence, one genomic interval encodes:
- the LOC8065402 gene encoding probable protein phosphatase 2C 54 codes for MCVEEPEDAERLGFGDAGVEEPAKFPLVQMERVCENTTSADFRQKLSNFVPVIRSGDWSHIGGRQYMEDTHVCIPDLAKNFGFPSLDNEVVSFYGVFDGHGGKDAAHFVRDNLPRVIVEDSDFPLQLEKVVRKSFMQTDCQFAETCSLHRATSSGTTALTAMIFGRSLLVANAGDCRAVLSRCGTAIEMSMDHRPCSLSEKLRVESLGGYVDDGYLNGLLGVTRALGDWHLEGMKEVGEPGGPLSADPELKMITLTKDDEFLIIGSDGIWDVFSNQNSVDFARKRLQEHNDVKLCCKEIVEEAIRRGATDNLTAVLVTFHLEAPPQIKVDRPGRVARSISAEGLNSLRILLGRQ; via the exons ATGGAGAGAGTTTGCGAAAACACTACTTCTGCTGATTTCAGGCAGAAGTTAAGCAATTTTGTTCCAGTAATCCGATCGGGTGATTGGTCTCATATTGGAGGTCGCCAATACATGGAAGATACCCACGTGTGCATTCCAGACCTTGCTAAGAACTTTGGCTTCCCATCATTAGATAATGAAGTTGTTTCCTTCTATGGG GTCTTTGATGGTCACGGTGGAAAAGATGCTGCCCATTTCGTTCGTGATAATTTACCAAGGGTGATTGTGGAAGATTCAGATTTCCCTCTTCAGCTTGAAAAAGTTGTGAGGAAGTCCTTTATGCAGACTGATTGCCAGTTTGCTGAGACATGCTCTCTCCATAGAGCAACATCCTCTGGCACAACTGCACTTACAGCAATGATTTTTGGAAG GTCTCTTCTGGTCGCTAATGCTGGTGATTGTAGGGCAGTTCTTTCCCGGTGTGGCACTGCAATTGAAATGTCTATGGACCACAGGCCTTGTAGCCTCAGTGAAAAATTGCGCGTAGAATCGCTTGGTGGCTATGTGGATGATGGCTATCTGAATGGTTTGCTAGGAGTCACTAGAGCGCTTGGTGACTGGCATCTTGAGGGTATGAAAGAAGTCGGCGAACCAGGAGGTCCCCTGAGTGCTGATCCAGAGCTCAAGATGATCACACTAACAAAGGACGATGAGTTCTTGATAATTGGCAGTGATGGAATCTGGGATGTCTTTTCAAATCAAAACTCCGTGGACTTTGCACGGAAGCGCCTCCAAGAGCACAACGATGTGAAATTATGCTGCAAGGAAATCGTTGAGGAGGCAATAAGGCGAGGGGCCACTGACAACTTAACTGCAGTGTTGGTCACGTTCCACCTGGAGGCCCCTCCTCAGATCAAAGTGGACCGTCCCGGTAGGGTGGCACGGAGCATATCAGCTGAAGGGCTCAATAGCCTCAGGATACTCCTGGGAAGGCAGTAA